The sequence TATTTTACGGAACATCTCTACACCTGTAATAGTAGAAGCCAATTTCTCAGCACCCATACCAATAATATCAACAGCATCACCTGTGTTGGCAATACCTGTTTCAATACGACCTGTAGCAACAGTACCACGACCTGTAATTGTGAATACATCTTCAACTGGCATCAAGAAATCTTTTTCAACATCTCTTTTTGGCAACTCGATCCAATCATCAACAGCCTGCATCAATTCCATTACAGTGTCAACCCATTTTTGCTCACCATTGAGTGCGCCCAAAGCAGATCCTGCGATTACCGGTCCGTTATCTCCATCATATTCGTAGAAAGAAAGTAATTCTCTCACTTCCATTTCAACTAATTCAATAAGCTCATCATCATCAACCATATCCACTTTGTTCATGAATACAACAATTCTTGGAATACCAACTTGACGACCTAAAAGGATGTGCTCACGAGTTTGTGGCATAGGACCATCTGTAGCAGCAACCACCAATATAGCACCATCCATTTGAGCAGCACCAGTAACCATGTTCTTCACGTAATCCGCGTGACCTGGACAGTCAACATGGGCATAGTGACGATTTGCAGTTGAATATTCAACATGCGATGTGTTTATGGTAATACCTCTTTCTTTTTCTTCAGGAGCGTTATCGATAGAATCGAAACTTCTCAATTCAGAAAGACCTGCATTAGCCAATACCGTAGTAATAGCTGCAGTTAATGTTGTTTTACCGTGATCTACATGTCCAATAGTGCCAATATTTAAGTGCGGTTTGGAACGATCAAAAGTTTCCTTTGCCATTTTAAATAATTTTAATCTTAGTTTATATTAGTGTACAAATCGTTTTGAGCCAATGACGGGAATTGAACCCGTGACCTCTTCCTTACCAAGGAAACGCTCTACCCCTGAGCTACACCGGCGTAAAGTGTTGAAACAACTACTTTAAAATAGTCCTCCCATTAATTGGAAGAGATTCTTGTCTTCACAAGAATGACTTTAGAGCGGGAGACCGGGTTCGAACCGGCGACATTCAGCTTGGAAGGCTGACGCTCTACCAACTGAGCTACTCCCGCATTTTTTTTGGTTTTACCCAAAAGTTTTCAATATTTCAAAAAAACTACCCAATACCTGTTGTTCCGCTAACAACTTTTGTGGGGAGAGCAGGATTCGAACCTGCGAAGACGTAGTCAGCAGATTTACAGTCTGCCCTCGTTGGCCGCTTGAGTATCTCCCCTTCCTTTATTTTCAATAACTTACGAGCCGATGGAGGGACTCGAACCCACGACCTGC is a genomic window of Flagellimonas sp. CMM7 containing:
- the tuf gene encoding elongation factor Tu, whose product is MAKETFDRSKPHLNIGTIGHVDHGKTTLTAAITTVLANAGLSELRSFDSIDNAPEEKERGITINTSHVEYSTANRHYAHVDCPGHADYVKNMVTGAAQMDGAILVVAATDGPMPQTREHILLGRQVGIPRIVVFMNKVDMVDDDELIELVEMEVRELLSFYEYDGDNGPVIAGSALGALNGEQKWVDTVMELMQAVDDWIELPKRDVEKDFLMPVEDVFTITGRGTVATGRIETGIANTGDAVDIIGMGAEKLASTITGVEMFRKILDRGEAGDNVGILLRGIEKSDISRGMVICKPGSVKPHAKFEAEVYILKKEEGGRHTPFHNNYRPQFYVRTTDVTGNIALPSGVEMVMPGDNLTITVELIQPIALSVGLRFAIREGGRTVGAGQVTKILD